The following are encoded together in the Streptomyces sp. NBC_00358 genome:
- the mreD gene encoding rod shape-determining protein MreD, with protein sequence MRFNRMLLSVTLVVVALVIQVSVLARLHLPGAVPDLVLLTVLALAMVYGHVGGALIGFGAGLLSDLAPPADHAAGRYALVLCVIGYLAGLAKPENGRLKSATGPMAVVVAAAIGSTLLYASVGALVGDTAARQVGLSSLLFTAALYDLLLAPFVVPVLMALARRAENDPLADGGSASKTADVASGWLSSGGTGLRIGSQRGGLRVKAAKARVARAGRIKGVKRL encoded by the coding sequence ATGCGTTTCAACCGGATGCTGCTCTCCGTCACCCTGGTGGTCGTCGCCCTGGTGATCCAGGTGAGCGTTCTTGCCCGACTCCATCTCCCGGGCGCCGTCCCGGACCTGGTGCTGCTGACCGTGCTCGCCCTCGCCATGGTCTACGGCCATGTCGGCGGCGCGCTCATCGGCTTCGGCGCCGGTCTGCTCTCCGACCTCGCCCCGCCCGCCGACCACGCCGCCGGGCGCTACGCCCTCGTGCTCTGCGTCATCGGCTATCTCGCGGGCCTGGCCAAACCGGAGAACGGCCGGCTCAAGTCGGCCACCGGACCCATGGCCGTCGTCGTCGCCGCCGCGATCGGCTCCACCCTGCTGTACGCGAGCGTCGGCGCCCTCGTCGGCGACACCGCCGCCCGGCAGGTCGGGCTCTCCAGCCTGCTCTTCACCGCCGCCCTCTACGACCTGCTGCTCGCGCCCTTCGTCGTCCCGGTGCTGATGGCGCTGGCCCGGCGTGCCGAGAACGATCCGCTCGCCGACGGCGGTTCGGCGTCCAAGACGGCCGACGTCGCCTCGGGCTGGCTGTCCTCCGGCGGCACCGGACTGCGCATCGGCAGCCAGCGCGGCGGACTGCGGGTGAAGGCGGCCAAGGCACGCGTCGCCCGCGCCGGACGCATCAAGGGGGTCAAGCGGCTGTGA
- the rodA gene encoding rod shape-determining protein RodA, which produces MTGANNFSVSGYGPERAGWTRVFARDSLARRLDWPILLSAVALSLIGSALVYSATRNRTEINQGDPYYFLIRHLMNTGIGIGLMIGTIWLGHRTLRTAVPILYGFSVFMILLVLTPLGATINGQRNWLVAGGLSLQPAEFIKITIILGMAMLLASRVDAGDKPYPDHRTVLQALGLAAVPMMIVMLMPDLGTIMVAVVIVLGVLLSSGASNRWVFGLISAGAIGAVAVWRLHILDEYQINRFAAFANPDLDPAGVGYNTNQARIAIGSGGLFGTGLGHGSQTTGQFVPEQQTDFVFTVAGEELGFVGAGLILLLLGVVLWRACRIARETTELYGTIVAAGIIAWFAFQAFENIGMTLGIMPVAGLPLPFVSYGGSSMFAVWVAVGLLQSIRVQRPMSA; this is translated from the coding sequence ATGACCGGAGCCAACAACTTCTCCGTCTCCGGGTACGGACCCGAGCGCGCGGGCTGGACACGTGTGTTCGCCCGCGACTCGCTCGCCCGCCGGCTCGACTGGCCGATACTGCTGTCGGCCGTCGCGCTCTCGCTGATCGGCTCGGCCCTCGTCTACTCGGCGACCCGCAACCGCACCGAGATCAACCAGGGCGACCCGTACTACTTCCTCATCCGCCATCTGATGAACACCGGCATCGGCATCGGCCTGATGATCGGCACGATCTGGCTCGGCCACCGCACCCTGCGCACGGCCGTGCCGATCCTGTACGGGTTCTCGGTCTTCATGATCCTGCTCGTGCTGACCCCGCTCGGCGCGACGATCAACGGCCAGCGCAACTGGCTCGTCGCGGGCGGCCTGTCGCTCCAGCCCGCCGAGTTCATCAAGATCACGATCATCCTGGGCATGGCGATGCTGCTCGCCTCACGGGTGGACGCGGGCGACAAGCCGTACCCCGACCACCGCACGGTGCTCCAGGCACTGGGCCTCGCCGCCGTCCCGATGATGATCGTGATGCTGATGCCCGACCTCGGCACCATCATGGTCGCGGTCGTCATCGTGCTCGGCGTGCTGCTCTCCTCCGGCGCCTCCAACCGCTGGGTGTTCGGCCTCATCAGCGCGGGCGCCATCGGCGCCGTGGCCGTCTGGCGGCTGCACATCCTCGACGAGTACCAGATCAACCGCTTCGCGGCCTTCGCCAACCCCGACCTCGACCCGGCCGGCGTCGGCTACAACACCAACCAGGCCCGTATCGCCATCGGCTCCGGCGGTCTCTTCGGCACCGGCCTCGGCCACGGCTCCCAGACGACCGGCCAGTTCGTGCCCGAGCAGCAGACGGACTTCGTCTTCACGGTCGCCGGCGAGGAACTGGGCTTCGTGGGCGCGGGCCTGATCCTGCTCCTCCTCGGCGTGGTCCTGTGGCGGGCCTGCCGCATCGCCCGCGAGACGACCGAGCTGTACGGCACGATCGTCGCCGCCGGGATCATCGCCTGGTTCGCCTTCCAGGCCTTCGAGAACATCGGCATGACCCTCGGCATCATGCCGGTCGCCGGTCTACCCCTGCCCTTCGTGTCCTACGGAGGATCATCGATGTTCGCGGTCTGGGTCGCGGTGGGCCTCCTGCAGTCGATCAGAGTGCAGCGCCCGATGTCGGCCTAG
- a CDS encoding CYTH and CHAD domain-containing protein: MADTKREIERKYEGPAADGGTDLPDLSGVSGVAGVVDKGVAELDATYYDTPDQRLAAASLTLRRRTGGDDAGWHLKLPVSEGVRDEIRAPLSDTVPRALSGLVRSRVRDAELVPLVRLRSARDIRHLVDGSGALLAEVSLDRVRAERLSGGKGTAEWTEIEVELADDGDPAFLDKVEKRLRKAGLNRSASSSKLAKALDETGRRARKPAGKPAGKPAPGTEPVTAGDHVLAYLRAQYDALVELDPAVRRDVHDSVHSMRVATRRMRSTFRSYGKILDRAVTDPIGDELKWLAGELGVDRDQEVLTERLTEALGGLPRTLLSGPVRTRLRTWAHARHGGSRRRLIAVLDGKRYLALLTALDALVTDPPLLKAAAGDPAKAIAKSVRKDFGKVSGLVVEALDRPPGAERDQTMHDARKKAKRTRYAAEAATPALGAPAAALVKSMKSLQSLLGDHQDSVMTREALRELAALAHAAGESSFTYGVLYGREEQRAAAAEAALPGAWGAIEAQAAV; this comes from the coding sequence ATGGCGGACACGAAGCGCGAGATCGAGCGCAAGTACGAAGGTCCCGCTGCCGACGGCGGCACCGACCTGCCAGATCTGAGCGGCGTCTCCGGAGTCGCCGGTGTCGTCGACAAGGGCGTCGCCGAACTCGACGCCACCTACTACGACACCCCCGACCAGCGCCTCGCCGCCGCCTCCCTCACCCTGCGCCGCCGCACCGGCGGCGACGACGCCGGCTGGCACCTCAAACTCCCCGTCTCCGAGGGCGTACGCGACGAGATCCGCGCCCCGCTCTCCGACACCGTGCCCCGCGCGCTGTCCGGCCTCGTCCGCTCCCGCGTGCGCGACGCCGAACTCGTCCCCCTCGTACGCCTGCGGTCGGCCCGCGACATCCGCCACCTCGTCGACGGCTCAGGCGCCCTGCTCGCCGAGGTCAGCCTCGACCGGGTCCGCGCGGAACGCCTCAGCGGAGGCAAGGGCACCGCCGAATGGACCGAGATCGAGGTCGAACTCGCCGACGACGGCGACCCGGCCTTCCTCGACAAGGTGGAGAAGAGACTCCGCAAGGCCGGCCTGAACCGCTCCGCCTCCTCCTCCAAACTGGCGAAGGCGCTGGACGAGACCGGCAGACGCGCCCGGAAACCCGCCGGGAAGCCCGCCGGGAAGCCCGCCCCCGGGACAGAACCGGTCACCGCGGGCGACCACGTCCTCGCCTACCTCCGCGCCCAGTACGACGCCCTGGTCGAACTCGATCCGGCCGTGCGCCGCGACGTCCACGACTCCGTGCACAGCATGCGCGTCGCCACCCGCCGGATGCGCAGCACCTTCCGCTCGTACGGGAAGATCCTCGACCGCGCCGTCACCGACCCGATCGGCGACGAGCTGAAGTGGCTGGCCGGAGAGCTCGGCGTCGACCGCGACCAGGAAGTCCTCACCGAACGCCTCACCGAGGCCCTCGGTGGGCTGCCCCGCACCCTGCTCTCCGGACCCGTCCGCACCCGGCTGCGCACCTGGGCGCACGCCCGGCACGGCGGCTCCCGGCGCCGCCTGATCGCCGTCCTGGACGGAAAACGCTACCTGGCGCTGCTGACCGCGCTCGACGCGCTCGTCACCGACCCGCCGCTGCTCAAGGCGGCCGCCGGCGACCCCGCGAAGGCCATCGCCAAGTCCGTACGCAAGGACTTCGGCAAGGTCTCCGGCCTCGTCGTTGAGGCCCTCGACCGTCCACCGGGCGCCGAGCGCGACCAGACGATGCACGACGCCCGCAAGAAGGCCAAGCGCACCCGCTACGCCGCCGAGGCCGCCACCCCGGCCCTGGGCGCACCCGCCGCCGCCCTGGTCAAGTCGATGAAGTCGCTGCAGAGCCTGCTCGGCGACCACCAGGACAGCGTGATGACCCGCGAGGCACTGCGGGAACTGGCGGCCCTGGCGCACGCGGCGGGCGAGAGCTCCTTCACCTACGGGGTGCTGTACGGGCGGGAGGAACAGCGCGCGGCGGCCGCCGAGGCGGCGCTTCCGGGGGCCTGGGGGGCCATCGAGGCACAGGCGGCGGTCTGA
- a CDS encoding DUF4233 domain-containing protein: MRTLCASTLIGEFFVIGFAGLVAMKEPDLSTATVWTVCGVLMALSVLLCGMITRPGGVQLGWALQILLIAGGFVVPSMFVLGVAFAALWWASVHYGRKIDEAKARFATQAQQQSPTVPEPGGNPA, translated from the coding sequence GTGCGTACGCTCTGTGCTTCCACGCTGATCGGCGAGTTCTTCGTCATCGGCTTCGCCGGACTCGTCGCCATGAAGGAACCCGATCTGTCCACGGCCACGGTCTGGACGGTCTGCGGGGTCCTGATGGCGCTGAGCGTGCTGCTGTGCGGCATGATCACGCGGCCCGGCGGGGTCCAGCTCGGCTGGGCGCTGCAGATCCTGCTGATCGCCGGCGGTTTCGTCGTTCCGTCGATGTTCGTCCTGGGCGTGGCGTTCGCCGCCCTGTGGTGGGCCTCGGTCCACTACGGCCGGAAGATCGACGAGGCCAAGGCCAGGTTCGCCACCCAGGCGCAACAGCAGTCCCCGACCGTCCCCGAGCCGGGCGGCAACCCGGCCTAG
- the ndk gene encoding nucleoside-diphosphate kinase, with protein MSQRTLVLLKPDAVRRGLTGEIISRIERKAGWQITALELRTLDQDTLEQHYGEHKGKPFYEPLVEFMASGPVVALIVEGERVIEGVRALAGPTDPIAAAPGSIRGDFGVIVRENLIHASDSEESAEREVKIFFPGRA; from the coding sequence GTGAGCCAGCGCACCCTCGTCCTTCTCAAGCCCGACGCCGTCCGTCGCGGCCTGACCGGCGAGATCATCAGCCGTATCGAGCGCAAGGCCGGCTGGCAGATCACCGCGCTGGAACTGCGGACCCTGGACCAGGACACGCTGGAGCAGCACTACGGCGAGCACAAGGGCAAGCCCTTCTACGAGCCGCTGGTGGAGTTCATGGCCTCCGGCCCGGTCGTGGCGCTGATCGTCGAGGGCGAGCGGGTCATCGAGGGCGTGCGCGCCCTGGCCGGCCCGACCGACCCGATCGCCGCCGCCCCCGGTTCCATCCGCGGTGACTTCGGCGTCATCGTCCGCGAGAACCTGATCCACGCCTCCGACTCCGAGGAGTCCGCCGAGCGTGAGGTGAAGATCTTCTTCCCCGGCCGCGCCTGA
- a CDS encoding rod shape-determining protein: protein MSFIGRDMAVDLGTANTLVYVRGRGIVLNEPSVVAINTNTGGILAVGAEAKKMIGRTPGNIVAVRPMKDGVIADFEITERMLRYFILKIHKRRYLARPRVVVCVPSGITGVERRAVIEASSQAGARQVHIIEEPMAAAIGAGLPVHEATGNMVVDIGGGTTEVAVISLGGIVTAQSIRVAGDELDNAIIQYIKKEYSLLLGERTAEQIKLTIGSAYQLDTEEHTEIRGRDLVSGLPKTVVISASEVRKAIEEPVNAIVDAVKTTLDKCPPELSGDVMDRGIVLTGGGALLRGLDERLRRETGMPIHIAEDPLDSVALGSGKCVEEFEALQQVLDAQPRR, encoded by the coding sequence ATGTCGTTCATCGGCCGTGACATGGCTGTCGACCTCGGGACCGCCAACACGCTGGTGTACGTCAGGGGTCGCGGGATCGTACTCAACGAGCCGTCCGTCGTCGCGATCAACACCAACACCGGCGGGATCCTCGCGGTGGGCGCGGAAGCCAAGAAGATGATCGGGCGGACGCCGGGCAACATCGTCGCCGTGCGCCCCATGAAGGACGGCGTCATCGCCGACTTCGAGATCACCGAGCGCATGCTCCGCTACTTCATCCTGAAGATCCACAAGCGGCGCTACCTCGCCCGCCCCCGTGTCGTCGTCTGCGTGCCCTCCGGTATCACGGGTGTCGAGCGCCGTGCCGTCATCGAGGCGTCGTCCCAGGCCGGCGCCCGCCAGGTGCACATCATCGAGGAGCCGATGGCCGCGGCCATCGGAGCCGGCCTGCCGGTCCACGAGGCCACGGGCAACATGGTGGTGGACATCGGCGGCGGCACCACGGAGGTCGCGGTCATCTCGCTCGGCGGCATCGTCACCGCCCAGTCCATCCGCGTCGCGGGCGACGAACTGGACAACGCGATCATCCAGTACATCAAGAAGGAGTACAGCCTCCTCCTCGGTGAGCGGACGGCCGAGCAGATCAAGCTCACGATCGGTTCCGCGTACCAGCTCGACACCGAGGAACACACCGAGATCCGCGGCCGGGACCTGGTCTCCGGACTGCCCAAGACGGTCGTCATCTCGGCGTCGGAGGTCCGCAAGGCGATCGAGGAGCCGGTCAACGCGATCGTCGACGCCGTGAAGACGACGCTCGACAAGTGCCCGCCCGAGCTCTCCGGTGACGTGATGGACCGCGGAATCGTCCTGACCGGTGGCGGAGCCCTGCTGCGCGGCCTGGACGAGCGACTGCGCCGTGAGACCGGCATGCCGATCCACATCGCGGAGGACCCGCTGGACAGCGTGGCGCTCGGCTCCGGCAAGTGCGTCGAGGAGTTCGAGGCGCTCCAGCAGGTTCTGGACGCCCAGCCCCGCAGATGA
- the folC gene encoding bifunctional tetrahydrofolate synthase/dihydrofolate synthase, translated as MSDLPPHDSSASDDSEHPDPHGLFDEIVANETERDPDLAVIEAGSRTLRTQGTGGPEADVPGRPSDPEVDKALREVEAELATRWGETKLEPSVTRIAALMDVLGEPQRAYPSIHITGTNGKTSTARMIEALLGAFDLRTGRYTSPHVQSITERISLDGAPVSAERFIETYNDIKPYVEMIDGQQEYRLSFFEVLTAMAYAAFADAPVDVAVVEVGMGGSWDATNVIDGDVAVVTPIDLDHTDRLGGTPGEIAVEKAGIVKQDATVILAQQPVDAAQVLLKKAVEVDATVAREGLEFGVVGRQIAVGGQLLTLRGLGGEYEEVFLPLHGAYQAHNAAVALAAVEAFFGVGSAHTQRLDIDTVRKAFAAVTSPGRLEIVRRSPTVVLDAAHNPAGARATAEAVSEVFDFSRLIGVVGASGDKNVRGLLEAFEPIFAEVVVTQNSSHRAMDTDELAGIAVEVFGEDRVQVEPRLDDALEAAITLAEEEGEYAGGGVLVTGSVITVGEVRLLLGRG; from the coding sequence GTGAGTGACCTCCCCCCGCACGACAGCAGCGCGTCCGACGACTCGGAACACCCCGACCCGCACGGCCTCTTCGACGAGATCGTGGCGAACGAGACCGAACGCGACCCCGACCTCGCGGTGATCGAGGCCGGCAGCCGCACCCTGCGGACCCAGGGCACCGGCGGCCCGGAGGCCGACGTCCCCGGGCGCCCCTCCGACCCCGAGGTCGACAAGGCGCTGCGCGAGGTGGAGGCCGAGCTCGCCACCCGCTGGGGCGAGACCAAGCTGGAGCCCTCCGTCACCCGGATCGCGGCGCTGATGGACGTCCTGGGGGAGCCGCAGCGCGCGTACCCCTCGATCCACATCACGGGCACGAACGGCAAGACCTCCACCGCCCGCATGATCGAGGCGCTCCTCGGCGCCTTCGACCTGCGGACCGGGCGCTACACCAGCCCCCACGTGCAGTCGATCACCGAGCGGATCAGCCTGGACGGGGCGCCGGTCTCCGCCGAGCGGTTCATCGAGACGTACAACGACATCAAGCCCTACGTCGAGATGATCGACGGGCAGCAGGAGTACCGGCTGTCCTTCTTCGAGGTGCTCACCGCGATGGCGTACGCCGCCTTCGCCGACGCGCCCGTGGACGTGGCCGTCGTCGAGGTCGGGATGGGCGGTAGCTGGGACGCCACCAACGTGATCGACGGGGACGTCGCCGTGGTGACCCCCATCGACCTCGACCACACCGACCGGCTCGGCGGGACGCCGGGCGAGATCGCCGTCGAGAAGGCGGGCATCGTCAAGCAGGACGCCACCGTCATCCTCGCCCAGCAGCCGGTCGACGCGGCCCAGGTGCTGCTGAAGAAGGCCGTCGAGGTCGACGCGACGGTGGCCCGCGAGGGACTCGAATTCGGTGTCGTGGGGCGCCAGATCGCCGTCGGCGGGCAACTGCTCACGCTGCGCGGCCTCGGCGGCGAGTACGAAGAGGTCTTCCTGCCGCTGCACGGCGCCTACCAGGCGCACAACGCCGCCGTGGCGCTCGCCGCGGTCGAGGCGTTCTTCGGGGTCGGCTCGGCACACACCCAGCGGCTCGACATCGACACCGTGCGCAAGGCGTTCGCCGCGGTCACCTCGCCGGGCCGCCTGGAGATCGTGCGGCGCTCGCCCACGGTCGTGCTCGACGCCGCGCACAACCCGGCGGGCGCCCGTGCCACCGCCGAGGCGGTCAGCGAGGTGTTCGACTTCAGTCGGCTCATCGGGGTGGTCGGCGCGAGCGGCGACAAGAACGTACGGGGGCTGCTCGAGGCCTTCGAGCCGATCTTCGCCGAGGTCGTCGTCACCCAGAACTCCAGCCATCGCGCGATGGACACGGACGAACTGGCCGGGATCGCCGTCGAGGTCTTCGGCGAGGACCGGGTCCAGGTCGAGCCGCGGCTCGACGACGCGCTGGAGGCCGCGATCACGCTCGCCGAGGAAGAGGGCGAGTACGCGGGCGGGGGCGTGCTGGTCACCGGATCCGTCATCACGGTCGGCGAGGTCCGGCTGCTTCTGGGGAGGGGCTGA
- the mrdA gene encoding penicillin-binding protein 2, giving the protein MTNIPETGRTPRVQIRLVVIQILVLSLLGTLGGRLWFLQIRNGQQYAKEASGNHVQQVVQPAVRGSILDARGVPIADNETRLVVSASRTDLLKMPDDGKAVLTKLAGVLGLKPQDVIQKVRLCDAKTPQPCWNGSPYQPIPITDKATARQALQIRERSEDFPGITAEPEAVRRYAAPGKSNAAQVLGYLSPVTDDEITKAKDTDSPYLRSDQVGRSGLEREYDKALRGKAGVTRYEVDNLGRVIGKAKSDKAEPGANLVTSIDARVQRVAEYELNDAMKVARTQFDKITGENYKADSGAVVVMEAKTGRVVAMASQPTYDPNAWVGGISGKDYTALTGKKSNYPLLNRAIQGQSAPGSTFKVVSTAAAVQAGYAFDGHYPCTSSYSVGSQVFKNFEGESFGPISLGRALEVSCDTVFYGLADNEWKKDGGINPKKTPKDYFYKTAHQFGLGKATGIDLPNEVTGRIPDRQWKLNYWKANKVAWCKSGKKGGTYVQRIEYENCLEGNKMREGDSINYSIGQGDTLLTPIQEAAMYSAVSNGGTLYAPTIGKAIVSADGRTVQDIKPKVNGRLPVSKATLKGMNEAFAGVVTRGTAAWKFGGWPQDKIPLHAKTGTAEVYGKQTTSWLATYSKDYTIIMTISQAGTGSGASGEAVRKIYNALYGVSADGAIDKKKALLPTPQKSLPKIQTDGSIDAPAISKDPAKDQQASQAPKDGTTDPNLPAGTTASPSAGNRVTRRRTSRPPRRRGKRILT; this is encoded by the coding sequence ATGACCAATATTCCCGAGACCGGCCGGACCCCACGGGTCCAGATCCGGCTCGTCGTCATCCAGATTCTCGTGCTCTCCCTCCTCGGCACCCTCGGCGGACGCCTCTGGTTCCTCCAGATCCGCAACGGCCAGCAGTACGCCAAGGAAGCCTCCGGCAACCACGTCCAGCAGGTCGTCCAGCCCGCCGTGCGCGGCTCGATCCTCGACGCGCGGGGCGTTCCGATCGCCGACAACGAGACCCGGCTCGTGGTCTCCGCCTCGCGCACCGACCTGCTGAAGATGCCGGACGACGGGAAGGCCGTCCTCACCAAGCTCGCCGGCGTGCTGGGCCTCAAGCCCCAGGACGTCATCCAGAAGGTCCGCCTCTGCGACGCCAAGACGCCGCAGCCGTGCTGGAACGGCTCGCCCTACCAGCCGATCCCCATCACCGACAAGGCCACCGCGCGCCAGGCACTGCAGATCCGCGAACGCTCCGAGGACTTCCCCGGCATCACCGCCGAGCCGGAGGCCGTGCGCCGCTACGCCGCCCCCGGCAAGTCCAACGCCGCGCAGGTGCTCGGCTACCTCTCGCCCGTCACCGACGACGAGATCACCAAGGCCAAGGACACCGACTCGCCCTACCTCCGCTCCGACCAGGTAGGCCGCTCCGGCCTGGAGCGCGAGTACGACAAGGCGCTGCGCGGCAAGGCCGGCGTGACCCGCTACGAGGTCGACAACCTCGGCCGCGTCATCGGCAAGGCCAAGAGCGACAAGGCCGAGCCCGGCGCCAACCTCGTCACCAGCATCGACGCCCGCGTCCAGCGTGTCGCCGAGTACGAACTGAACGACGCGATGAAGGTCGCCCGGACCCAGTTCGACAAGATCACCGGCGAGAACTACAAGGCCGACTCCGGCGCGGTCGTGGTGATGGAGGCCAAGACCGGCCGCGTCGTCGCCATGGCGTCCCAGCCGACGTACGACCCGAACGCCTGGGTCGGCGGCATCTCCGGCAAGGACTACACCGCGCTCACCGGCAAGAAGTCCAACTACCCGCTGCTGAACCGCGCCATACAGGGTCAGTCGGCGCCCGGTTCGACGTTCAAGGTGGTCTCCACCGCCGCCGCGGTCCAGGCCGGTTACGCCTTCGACGGCCACTACCCCTGCACCAGCTCCTACTCCGTCGGCAGCCAGGTCTTCAAGAACTTCGAGGGGGAGAGCTTCGGCCCCATCTCGCTCGGCCGGGCCCTGGAGGTCTCCTGCGACACCGTCTTCTACGGACTCGCCGACAACGAGTGGAAGAAGGACGGCGGCATCAACCCGAAGAAGACCCCCAAGGACTACTTCTATAAGACCGCCCACCAGTTCGGACTCGGCAAGGCGACCGGCATCGACCTCCCCAACGAGGTCACCGGCCGCATCCCGGACCGCCAGTGGAAGCTGAACTACTGGAAGGCCAACAAGGTCGCCTGGTGCAAGAGCGGCAAGAAGGGCGGCACCTACGTCCAGCGGATCGAGTACGAGAACTGCCTCGAAGGCAACAAGATGCGCGAGGGCGACTCGATCAACTACTCCATCGGACAGGGTGACACCCTCCTCACCCCGATCCAGGAAGCCGCCATGTACTCCGCGGTCTCCAACGGCGGCACCCTGTACGCCCCGACCATCGGCAAGGCCATCGTCAGCGCCGACGGCAGGACCGTCCAGGACATCAAGCCGAAGGTGAACGGCAGGCTCCCGGTCAGCAAGGCGACGCTCAAGGGCATGAACGAGGCCTTCGCGGGCGTCGTGACCCGCGGTACCGCCGCCTGGAAGTTCGGCGGCTGGCCGCAGGACAAGATCCCGCTGCACGCCAAGACCGGTACCGCCGAGGTCTACGGCAAGCAGACCACGTCCTGGCTCGCCACGTACTCCAAGGACTACACGATCATCATGACGATCTCCCAGGCCGGTACGGGCTCGGGAGCGTCCGGTGAGGCCGTGCGCAAGATCTACAACGCGCTCTACGGTGTGTCCGCGGACGGCGCCATCGACAAGAAGAAGGCCCTCCTGCCCACCCCGCAGAAGAGCCTGCCGAAGATCCAGACCGACGGCTCGATCGACGCCCCGGCCATCTCCAAGGACCCGGCCAAGGACCAGCAGGCCAGCCAGGCCCCCAAGGACGGCACCACCGACCCGAACCTGCCCGCCGGCACCACCGCCTCACCCAGCGCCGGCAACCGCGTCACCCGAAGGCGTACGTCCCGCCCGCCCAGGAGGCGGGGGAAGAGGATCCTGACATGA
- the mreC gene encoding rod shape-determining protein MreC yields the protein MRDTRESRLLLVLLIAIAFALITVDIRGGQDSPVDGARQAAATVFGPIENGVSSAVDPVGNAISAVRDSGGRHDRIAQLEHDNAALKARLGSGDRNRSRLKQLDKMIKVAGEGQYGIKGAEVIAIGAAQGFSWTVTIDVGARDGIQRDMTVLNGAGLVGRVTTVGPDTATVLLANDPDFTVGTRMESTDELGFASGQGDRPLRVELLNAKAKIKKGDRLVTFGSQADKPFVPGVPVGVVSRVDPSGGDLTRTVYVTPFVSFTRLDIVGVVVSAPKHDPRDTVLPPKPRPTPTPTVTVTVTPSASAPVLGQQQ from the coding sequence GTGAGGGACACACGAGAGAGCCGGCTGCTCCTGGTGCTGCTGATCGCCATCGCGTTCGCACTGATCACGGTGGACATCCGCGGCGGGCAGGACTCACCGGTCGACGGTGCCCGCCAGGCCGCCGCGACGGTCTTCGGCCCGATCGAGAACGGGGTGTCGTCCGCGGTCGACCCCGTCGGCAACGCGATCTCCGCGGTCCGCGACTCGGGCGGACGGCATGACCGGATCGCCCAACTGGAGCACGACAACGCGGCGTTGAAGGCGAGGCTCGGCAGCGGCGACCGCAACCGCAGCCGGCTCAAGCAGCTCGACAAGATGATCAAGGTGGCGGGTGAGGGCCAGTACGGCATCAAGGGCGCCGAAGTGATCGCCATAGGAGCGGCCCAGGGCTTCTCCTGGACCGTCACCATCGACGTGGGCGCCCGGGACGGCATCCAGCGCGACATGACCGTCCTGAACGGCGCCGGGCTGGTCGGCCGGGTCACCACCGTCGGCCCGGACACCGCGACCGTGCTGCTCGCCAACGACCCCGACTTCACCGTCGGCACCCGCATGGAGTCGACCGACGAACTCGGCTTCGCCTCGGGGCAGGGCGACCGCCCGCTGCGCGTCGAACTCCTCAACGCCAAGGCGAAGATCAAGAAGGGCGACCGGCTGGTCACCTTCGGCTCGCAGGCCGACAAGCCGTTCGTGCCCGGCGTGCCCGTCGGTGTCGTCTCCCGGGTCGACCCGTCCGGCGGCGACCTGACCCGCACGGTCTACGTCACGCCGTTCGTCTCGTTCACCAGACTCGACATCGTCGGTGTCGTCGTCTCGGCTCCCAAGCACGACCCACGTGACACCGTGCTGCCGCCGAAACCCAGACCGACGCCCACGCCGACCGTGACCGTGACGGTCACCCCCTCGGCCAGCGCCCCCGTTCTCGGCCAGCAGCAGTAG